One Triticum dicoccoides isolate Atlit2015 ecotype Zavitan chromosome 4B, WEW_v2.0, whole genome shotgun sequence genomic window carries:
- the LOC119291576 gene encoding transcription factor ILI6 produces the protein MSSRRSRSRQSGSSRITDEQISDLVSKLQDLLPEARLRGNDRVPSSRVLQETCTYIRSLHREVDDLSERLSELLATSDMSSAQAAIIRSLLM, from the exons ATGTCGAGCCGTAGGTCACGGTCAAGGCAGTCTGGCTCGTCAAGGATCACTGACGAGCAAATCAGCGACCTTGTCTCCAAGTTGCAGGACCTCCTTCCTGAGGCGCGTCTCCGGGGCAATGATAGA GTGCCGTCTTCAAGGGTGTTGCAGGAGACGTGCACCTACATCAGGAGCTTGCACCGGGAGGTGGACGACCTGAGCGAGAGGCTGTCGGAGCTGCTGGCGACCTCGGACATGAGCAGCGCGCAGGCGGCAATCATCCGCAGCTTGCTGATGTAG